The following is a genomic window from Opitutus sp. GAS368.
CGGGCGGCATGGAGAAATTGCTGCCGGTGCGCAGGAAGAGCACGCGCTGGAAATCGACCTTCTTCAGCGCCGCCAGCCGCGTGAGGGCGTTGGCGATGCCATGGTCCTCCATGTTGGACATCGCGCATATGCCCTCCCCCTTCGTGTAGAGTTTCGTCCAGTTGTCGGCCCACTGCTGCATCCGCGCCCCGTGCCAGTAGCGGCAGGAAGCGAAGCTGTCGCCGATGAAGACCTTCGGCGGCGCCAGCGCCGCCGGAAAGCCGACGTAGAGGGCGCGGTGCGCCTTGGCCGCCGCATCGTCGTAGAGCTCGACGTCCTTGGTCAGGTTGAAGGCCCAGTCGACCAGCGCCAGGTTGAGCGTCCACGCCATCGGCTTCGGCGCCCAGTCGGGAATGACGGGTGGCGTCAGCGGCGTCTTGTTGCCGAGCGCCATGATGCCGTAGGGCCAGTCCTTCGGGGCCTCGCCGGTGTCGATCTCGTAGGCTATGTCGCCGTCGATCACGTGTTTCGCCCAGGCGGCGCTGCCCTCGGTGGCGACATGCGGGCTGACGCCGGCGATGCCGTTGACGAGCCAGTAGGTCTGCGAAAGGTCGAAGCGCGGGTCGAGGCCCAGCGCCATGATCTGCAGGCCGCAACGCACGGTGGTGCCGGAAACAACGCCATAGACGCCCTGGTCGTTGAAGCGCACCGGGTGGTCGAGGCCCGGCACGGTGAGCGTGCCGGTGAGTTTTTCGCGCTCGACCCAGTATTGGAATTCGCCGGGCTTGTCGCCCGTGTCCGCGCCAATCTCGAAGGTCGCGACGACGATCACCTTCGGGCGGATCAGTTCGGCCGCGGACAGCGCGGTGGCAGTCAGGGCGAGGAGAAGCAGACAGCGGGAGAGCATGTGCATGTCCAGCAACCGCCATGCCATGCACACTGCTGTAAGAGGGGCTTTACGCCCCGATGAGGCAGGCGTCGCGTTCGGATCGGGGCGTAAAGCCCCTCCTACAGTTTCGGACAGCTCTTTCACACCTTCGTCTTGAAGTAGGCGATGGTCTTCTTGAGACCCTCGGCAAGCGGGACCTTCGGCTCCCACTTGAGGTATTTCTTGGCCAAGGTGATGTCGGGGCGGCGCTGCTTCGGGTCGTCGGCGGGCAACGGCTTGTGAACGATCTTCGACTTGCTCTTGGTGAGCTTGAGCACGTTTTCCGCGAGCTCGAGCATCGTGAACTCGCCCGGGTTGCCGAGGTTGATGGGCCCGACCATCTCGGTCTGGTCCATCAGGCGCACGAAACCCTCGAGCAGGTCGTCGACGTAACAGAACGAGCGGGTCTGCTGGCCGTCGCCGTAGACGGTGATGGCTTCGCCCTTGAGCGCCTGCACGATGAAGTTCGAGACCACGCGGCCGTCGTTCGGGTGCATGCGCGGGCCGTAGGTGTTGAAGATGCGGACGATGCGGATATCGACCTTGTTCTCGCGGTGATAGTCGAAGAAAAGCGTCTCCGCGACGCGCTTGCCCTCGTCGTAGCACGAGCGGCGGCCGATGGGGTTGACGTTGCCCCAGTAACTCTCGGGCTGCGGGTGGACGGCGGGGTCGCCGTAGACCTCGGAGGTGCTCGCCTGGAAGACGCGGGCCTTGACGCGCTTGGCCAGGCCGAGGCAGTTGATCGCGCCCATCACCGATGTCTTGATGGTCTTGATGGGGTTGTATTGGTAGTGCGGCGGCGAGGCCGGGCAGGCGAGGTTGTAGATCTGGTCGACCTCATACTTGAACGGGTCGATCACGTCGTGGCGCACGAACTCGAACTTCGGGTGGTGGAGCAGGTGCGCGATGTTGTCCTTGCTGCCGGTGAACAGGTTGTCGAGGCACACGACCTCGTGGCCCGCGGCGAGGAGCTTGTCGCAAAGATGACTGCCGAGGAAACCAGCACCGCCTGTCACAAGGATTCTCATGGGAAAAGTGTCGCGGAGCTAATAGCAGGTTGGGCGGCGATTCAATCAACATTCCTCCCTCCCCCGGCAGCATTTTTCCGCCACCCGGCGCGTCGGGGATTGCGTCCCCCGGGGCGCGCTGCCTGCCTGAAGCCCATCATGGACAGCTTGGATCCCAAGATGCTGATCTACGGCGTCGCGTGCCTGGGCTTCTTCGCCACCTGGCTCCTGGGCCGGCAGGTCGAGACCTTGGAGAACGCCTTCGACAGCCTCCCCGCCGCTTTGGTGGCCTTCGGCGCTTTGCTCATGTCGCCGTTTTTCTTTTACTATGCCTGGCAACAGGTCGGGGCCAAGGCGCGCCTGGTCCAGGAGCATCTGCCGGTGTGCGAAGCGTTGGGCCATGCCGTCGGCGCCCAAGGGGGTCGCCCGCCCCGCGGCATCTGGCGTTTCGAGGCGCGGGACGATGTGAAAAACATCCTCGCCTACTACGAAGCCGTCACGACCACCGCCGGCTGGAAGGTCGAACGGAAGAAAAACGGCGTGCTCCTCACCAAGGCGGGCGACTCCGCGGCCATCTGGTGGGAACCTGCCGGGGACGGGCAGCAGATCGTCATCCAGAAGCCGGCTCCACCGGTGCGCTGATCGCCGTCAGCCGGCAAACCCGGCGGCAGGATCGGCCCGTTCGCCGGCCTCGTAGCGCTCGATCCAGGCGCGGTGCCTCGGACCGTAATTACTTGCCTCGAAACAGGCCGCAATCATCCTGACAGCCATGAGGATCGGGGCTGAGGCATTGAAGAATGCTCAAATGAAAGTGCGATCGATCATCTATGGAATCGGGGTGTCTCTGCTCATCGTCGGAACGGCCCAGGCCGCTGAATACAGCAATCCTGAGCTCAAATTTGCGCTCACGCTGCCGGCCGGATGGAAACTGTCGCCCGACCAGTTTAAAGATGATCTGAGTGCCAAACACACTGACCTGCTTTTTGATGGCCCGGTAGAAAAAACCAAAAAAGGCGACAGGGATTTCTATGCATCAGTCAAGGTGCTTCCCGCGTCCGTTAGCTTGCAGCATCTAAGCGATAAAGAATCGGGCTACATCATCAACGAAGATGCGTCGCGCACGAAAATCGCCAAAAGTGCGCTCATCCAGCACCGGGGCTTTCCGGCGCGAACACTGGAAGGACCGGCGACACCCGACGGCGATCCAGGTTATTATTATGCGCTCGCGATCAAACCTGCGGCGAATGCCGGCATCATTCTTCTGGTCGTGACTGTCGATCTGGAGACCTTGAAGGGTGCGGGCACCCGTCCGCAGATTGATCAGCTACTCGCCAGCTTCAGGCCATTGTAGGCTCGCCGGCCTCGTAGCGCCCGATCCAGGCGCGGTGCCACGGGCCGTAGTCGCCGGCCGCGATGTGCGCCCGGGCCTGGGCCACGAGGTCGAGGTAGAAATGGACGTTATGCAGCGAGATCAGCGTGCTGGAGAGAATCTCGCCCGCCATCGTGAGGTGCCGCAGGTAGGCGCGGGAGAAGTTGCGGCAGGTGTAATTGTCGAGACCCTCGACCAGCGGCTTGGGGTCGGTGCGGTAGCGCTCGTTGCGGAGGTTGATGAGCCCGTCCGGAGTGAACGCGGCGCCGTTGCGCGCCACGCGCGTCGGGTGCACGCAGTCGAACATGTCCACGCCCAGCGCGATCATCTTCAGGATCTGCGGCGGCGTGCCGAGGCCCATCGTGTAGCGCGGCTTGTTCGCGGGCAGGAAGGGCGTCGTCGCCGCCACCTGCTTGATCATCTCCGGCTCGGGTTCACCCACGCTCACGCCGCCGACGGCATAGCCCGGGAAGTCCAGCGCGGCGAGCGACTCGGCCGCCTCGCGGCGCAGGTCGTCGAAGGTCGAGCCCTGCGCGATGGCAAACACATGGTGGCCCGCGCCGAGGAAGCCGTTGTCGGTCGCGATCTGCTGGCACTGCTGTGCCCAGCGCAGGCTGCGGTCGACGGCGCGGCGGCACTCCTCCTTGGTGCACGGCCAGGGCGGGCATTCGTCGATGACCATCGCGATATCCGAGCCGAGATTGGCCTGGATCGTCATGACCTCGCGCGGACCGAGGAAAACCTTGGCACCGTCGAGGTGCGACGCGAACGCGATGCCGTCCTCGCGGATGTCGCGCAGCTTCGCGAGGCTGAACGCCTGGAACCCGCCGCTGTCGGTCAGGATCGGGCCATCCCAGCCCATGAACTTGTGCAGGCCGCCGAGCTCGCGGATGAGTTCCGATCCGGGACGGAGGTTGAGGTGGTAGGTGTTGCCGAGGATGATCTGCGCACCGGTCTCCTTGATCTGGGCCGGCGTCAGCGCCTTGACCGTGCCCTGCGTGCCGACCGGCATGAAGATGGGCGTCTCAATGACGCCGTGCAGAGTCTGCAACCGGCCGCGCCGGGCCGCGGTCGCGGAGTCGGTCTGCAAGAGCTGAAAGGGGCCTGACATGCGGGCAAATTCACGAACGTCCCGGCAAAGGCAAACGGTTTCAGGCCGGCGACCAAGGGCGGATTCCCCCACCCACGGGCCACCCCGCCAGCTGCTCGCGCAGACCAGCCCAGGCGGGTCCTTGGAATCCCGGCCGTTGGAGGAGGGCGCGCAGCGGTTCGATGACAAAGGGACGTTCGAACATCCGGGGATGCGGGAGCTGCAATCCGGGATCCTGTCGCGTTTCCCCGGCATAGAGCAGCAGGTCGAGGTCGATGCGGCGCGGCCCCCAGCGGACGATCCGCTTGCGCCCGAGCTCCAGCTCGATGGCCAGCAGTTCCTGCAACAAGGCCTCGGGTGTGAGGGTGGTTTCCACACCCGCCACGAGGTTCAGAAAGAGGGGCTGCTCCAGCACGCCGACCGGGTCGGACTCATATACCGGCGACAATTCCACGCCGACGATCCCCGCGGTCGCCTGCAGCCGCCCGAGCGCAGCGCCGATGGTGCCCCAGCGATCGCCGAGGTTGGCCCCGATGCCGATAAAAGCCTGCGCCGGCTGCATGGGCTTATCGCCTGGATTTGCCCCGGGCGCGCCGGATCCGGACCTGCACGCCGCCAAACTCAAAATCGACCGGCGGACTCGGCTTGAGCAGTTCGATGACCACCGCCTGCGCGGCCGGAAACGCCGCCAGCAGGCGCCGGGCGATGTCCTCGGCCAGAGCCTCGATCAGCTTGCGATGCGCCCCCTCCACGACTTCGCGCACCACGGCCTGCACCGCACAATAGTCGATGGTGTCAGCCAGCGAGTCGCTGCGGCCGGCCCGGGCGACGGAGACCTCCAGTTCCACCGTCACGCGAAACTCCTGCCGGCGGCGGCGCTCGACCGGCAGCACGCCGTGGCAGGCGCGAAAGGTCATGTCGGTCAGGACGAGTTTGTCGGCAGGCTTCATGGGAGGAAATTCAGGCCCTGTTTCAGGGCGTCGGCCATGCGCACATAGCGGCGCATGGCGGCCACGTCGTGCACGCGCACCATCTGGCAGCCCTGCTGGATGCCCCAGACCAGCGTGGCGCCGGTGCCGTCGAGGCGATCGTCCACCGGCGCATCGAGCACCCGGCCGATGGTGGACTTGCGGGACGTGCCGAGCAGCACCGGGTGGCCAAGCGCGACGATTCTGCCGAGGTCGCGCACGACCGCCAGGTTTTGCGCCACGTCCTTGGCAAACCCAAAGCCCGGATCGAGCCAGATCTGGTGCCGCGGAATCCCCGCCGCCGCCGCCAGCGTCAGGCTCAGCTGAAGATCGCGGAGCAGATCGGGCCAGAAATCGCGGTAGTCCGGCTTGAACCGGTTATGCATCACGATGACCGGACAACCCAGCGCCGCCACCGCCCTGGCCATCGGCGTCGGCGCAGGCGGCCCGAACTTCCCCCGGCTGTCGCCCCCAGCTGCGCGTTCCGCCTCCGACAGACTGTGCGTCAGTCCCCAGACATCGTTGACGATGTCCGCGCCGGCCCGAACGGCGGCGGTCGCGACCTCGGCCTTGTAAGTGTCGATGGAGAGCGGGATGTCGGGCCATTGCTGTCGCACGCTTTCAATCGCGGGCAGAACCCGGTCCAGTTCCATGGCGGCGGACACCGCAGCCGCTCCGGGTCGGGTGGACTCGCCCCCGATATCGAGCACATCCGCCCCTTCGGCGATCATCCGCCCCGCCCGCTCCACCACCGCCTCCGGCGTGGGCAGCTGGTTGCCATCAGAAAAGGAATCGGGGGTGACGTTGAGGATTCCCATGACGAGCGTGCGACCACCCGGTGCGGGCAGGCTCCGCCCGTGCGGGCTCTGCCAGAATTCGGAAGTATGAGTGGAAGAGTTCAACATGCCGGGGGCTTACAGTTACAGCCGACCTGTGACTGGCAAGTCCCGGAACTTGACCCGGCTGCCAGTATGGGGATAGTGCAGCTTCGTGCTGCTGGTCATCGACAACTACGATTCCTTTACCTTCAACCTGGTTCAATACTTCGGCCAGCTGGGCGTGAGCATGCGGGTATTCCGTAATGACGAGATCACCCCGGCCGAGGCGCTGAAGCTGAACCCCGAACGTGTGCTCATTTCGCCGGGTCCCTGCACCCCCTCCGATGCTGGTGTAAGTATCGACATCATAAAGACTTTCGCCGGCAAGAAGCCTGTCTTGGGCGTCTGCCTCGGCCACCAGGCCATGGGCCAGCATTTCGGCGGCAAGGTCATCCGCGCCCCGCGCCAGATGCACGGCAAGCTCTCGCCAATCAAGCACCGCAACACCGACATCTTCGCCGGCCTCCCCTCGCCCTTCACGGCCACCCGCTACCATTCGCTGCTGGTCGAGCGCTCGAGTTTCCCGGACTGCCTTGAAATCACGGCCGAGACCGCCGAGGGCGAGATCATGGGCCTCCGGCACAAACAATTCCCGGTCTTCGGGGTCCAGTTCCATCCCGAATCCATCGCCACCGAAGGCGGCATGAGCATCCTCCAAAATTTTCTATCCCTGAATTAGTCACCACGAAACACCCGAAATACACCAAAACAAACCCGTGACCTCCTTCTTTTGTGTTTTTGGTGTATTTCGTGGTGCTCAATAATCCTCTCCCATGCGCTGTCCCAAGTGCACTTCCATTGAAGACAAGGTGATCGACTCGCGCATCGCGCGCGACGGCAACAACACCCGCCGCCGCCGCGAATGCCTCGAGTGCGGCCACCGCTTCACCACCTCCGAAACCCTCGTCCGCGACAGCATGGTCGTGGTCAAGCGCGACAGCCGCCAGGAGCCCTTCGACCGCGAGAAGCTCCTCCGCGCCGTCCGTGCCGCCTGCCACAAGCGCCCCGTCGACAACGAGCAGATCACGATGCTCATCGAGGACGTGATCGACGCCGTCGAGGCCCTCTACGAGAGCCAGGTGCCCACCAGCGCCGTCGGCGAACACGTCATGCAGCGCCTCCGCAAGATGGACCAGGTCGCCTACGTCCGCTTCGCCTCCGTCTACAAGGAATTCCGCGACGTCTCCGAGTTCGTCGACGAAATCAGCAGTCTTGCACCCCGCCGCGCATCCGATAATCCGAAAGCCAAGAAATGACGCGCTCGCCCCAACTGCGCCGGCTTCACTTCCTCAACGCGCTGTTCGCCCCGCTCACCGGGCACGACCTTTATCTGGCCCAGCAGATTGACGCGGCCATCACCAGCAGCCTCCCCGAGGCCGCGGAACGCGCCCCGGGCGACCCGGACTTCGTCAACGCCGCCGCCAAACTTTTCGCCCGGCTCTGTTCCGCCCGACCCGCCCACGGTTTCTTCCACTGGGATGCCGCCGCGGATGACGCCGGCGCTGCGCCGCTCTTCGCTCGCGCGGGCGTGATGCAGGGCCTGAAGCAGCTCTCCGCCTTTCCCGAATCGACGCTGCTGGTCACCAACCTCCGCGTCGCCCACTGCCCGCCGGCCAGGCGCTGGACCGAACGCCGCCGCCGCGACTACGACGACGCCCTGAGTTTCATCCGCGAACTCGCCGCCGCCCGCTCGCGCCGCGACGCAAATTTGAATCTTTTGTTTCTCTGAGTCCCCGCGGATAACGCGGATGGACGCGGATTAAATTCATCCCATCCGCGTAAATCAGCGTAATCCGCGGAGAATACCTCCCATGTCCAAAACGATTTTCCAAAAGATCATCGACCGCGAGATTCCGGCGAAGCTCGCGCACGAGGATGAGTTCTGCATCGCCATCCACGACATCGACCCCAAGGCGCCGGTGCATGTGCTGATCATTCCGAAGAAGCTCATTCCCCGCGTTGGCGCGGCCACCGCCGCCGACCAAGCTACCCTCGGTCACCTGCTGCTGACGGCCGCTGCGCTCGCGAAGAAGCTGGGCATTGCCGAGTCCGGCTACCGTATCGTGATCAACAACGGCCGCGACGGCGGAGAAACCGTACCGCACCTGCATGTGCACCTGCTCGGCCAGCGCCCCCTCGCCTGGCCGCCGGGCTGAGCGGCAGGGCGAATCCTCCGGATGAGCCGCGGCTCGTCGGGACGACTCGCCCTACCAAAGAAAGATCCCCGGGGCATTGATCGAACCACCCGCGGGGGGGTCGCCCGCTCTCCAGTTATTCGTTCTGGAGCCACGGCGACCTCGCCGTGGAATCTCAAGACCAAGCCGGAGCAAGCTCCGGGGTATTGAACCCAAAGGGAATAAAAAGCCCGCGGAATCCGCGGGCTTTATTTTTTGGAGAGCCCGGCTCCCGCCGGGCCGCGGCCCACGGGGACGTGGGCCGCTCCACTTATTTCAAATATTTCGCGAGCCAAGCGTGGACCTCGCCATACCAGTAGCGGCTGTCCTCGCCGCGCAGGATCCAGTGGCCGGCCTCGGGGAAGACGAGCAGCTTGCTCGGCACCTGCAGGCGCTGGTTCAGCGTGAACCACATGTAGGCGTTGTTCATCGGCACGCGGAAATCGAGCTCGCCGACCGAGATGAGGATGGGCGACTTGAAGCCGGTGCCCTTCGCGTGGTTGCCGGCCTGCAGTGCCGGGCTCTGCGCGCGCCACACGGGGCTGTCGCCCCAGATCGGGCCGCCGGAATTCACCTCACGCCCGAAGATGCCGTCGCTGGTGCCCCACTGCATCGTGAGGTCGGCCTCGCCGGCGTGGGAGATGATGCACTTGTAGCGCGTGGTCGTCGCCTGCAGCCAGTTGGCCAGGTGGCCGCCGTAGCTGGCGCCGCCGGCCGCGAGGCGCGTGCCGTCGATGAAGGAATATTTCTTGATGGCCTCGTCGACGGCCTGGTTGATCTCGTCCCCGGGCGTCTTGAGCGGGTCGAGCTGGATGGCGCGAGCGAATTCCTCGCCGTAGCCGGTCGAGCCGGTGTAGTCGGTCAGAATGAGAACGTAGCCCGGCTTGGCCAGCAGATCGTAGTTCCAGCGCAGCACGAAGGCATCGTGCCACATGTTCGCCGCACCGCCGTGGATGACGGCAAAGAGCGGATACTTCTTCGCCGGGTCGAAGCCGGCGGGCTTCACGATCATGCTGTGGATGTCGCGACCCTGGGCGCTTTTGAACCAGAAGTGCTCGACCGGGAGCCAGTCGATCGCCGCGGCCTTCTCGCGGTTGATCGCGGTCAGGCGCTTCGGCACGCCGTTGAACGAATAAACCTCCTGCGGATTGGTCGTGGCCTCCCACGTCCCGGTGAGGGCGTGGCCGCCCGCGTTCAGGCCGCTGATCGTGCCGGTGGCCGGCGAGGCCTCGTCGCGCACGTCGTTGCCGGCGTAGGACACCGAATGGAGCTGTTCGAGGCCGGCGTGTTCGTAGGTGAAATAGATGCGATCGGAGCCCTCGGGCGCGGCGTAGCGCGACACCGAGCGGTCGAGGTTTGCGGTGAGGATCTTCGGCTCGCCCTTGAGCGGCCAGGGAAAGCTCGCGAGTTTGCTCAGGTCATAGACCTTGCCGGCCTGCTCGGCCGAATAGGTGCACAGGAGCGTCTTGCCATCGGGCGAGAACGACAGCGAGCCGTAGCTGTGGGTGTCGTTGGTCAGGCGCGACGGCTCGCCACCGGCCGCAGGCACGGAGAAGATCTGGGTGTTCACGTTGGCGAAGGCGCCGTCGTTGCGGTTCAGCGCCGCGGTGAACACGACGGCCGAGCCGTCCGGCGCCCACTCGGCTTCCAGATTCTCGCCGCTGCTGCCGAACGGGCCGCCGAAACCGGGCGAGGCGGCGAGCTTGGTGCCGGCCAGCAGGTCGCGGGCGACCACACCGGCCTTGGCCTCCTGCACGAAGAGATGCGCCCGCTTGTCGTCCAGCCACGACATCCAGTAGCGCGGCGGGAAGGTCTCATAGGCCCGGGCATTGTATTTGCGGTCCTTGTGCTCCTTGGCGGCCTTCTTGTTGGCTTCGTCGTCCGTGGCGCCGGGATAGACCGAGCTCACGAACAGGAGCTTGCTGCCGTCGGGACTCCACTTGGGCGAGCCGGCACCCGTGGACAGCGACGTGACGCGCTCCGCCTCGCCGCCCCCGGCGAGATCGAGGACGTAGACCTGCCCCACCTCGTCGCCGTCGCGTTTGGCGGCGAAAGCCAGCTTGCGGCTGTCCGGCGACCAGACGACCCCGCTCTCGGCCGGCTTGCTGAAGGTGATGCGGCGCGCCGGCGTGTCGTCCGTCAGCGATTTGAGCCAGAGGTCGGAGACCGTCTCCTTGGCATCATAGGCCGGCTCGGTGACCCCGAACACGACCCACTTGCCATCGGGGCTGGGCACGGGCACGTCGAGGCGTTTCATGAGCCATACATCCTCGTGGGTGATGACATGTTTGGTGGGCGCCTCAGCGGCGCGGAGAAGGCCGGCCGTGCAGGCCAGCAGAGACAATACGGCGATCAATCGGATCTTCATGGGGGATGAGGATGAAGGCTAAGAACGGGCCTCAAACGTGCCATCCGCGCGTTTTGAGACGAGCTTTTTAAGCTCCAAGCCCATGAGCGCCGCCGCCACCTCGGACGAACCCAAGCCGGTGGCGGCGGTAAGCGCATCCACCCCGAGCAGGCCGCCCCCGCTGAAAGCCGCGATGACCCGCTGCTCCGTCGCGTCGAGCTGCGGCATGAGTTGCTCGAGCAGACCCGGCTGGCCTTCCGTGGTGATGGCTCGTGGACGCAAGCCATCGAGGTAATTCAGCTCGTTGAGAATGTCGTCGACACCGGTAAACAGCGTCGCCCCGTCGCGGATGAGCTGGTGGCAGCCCGCGCTGCTGGGCTGGTCGATGCGGCCCGGCACGGCGTAGATGAGCCGGCCCTGCTCGCCGGCGAAACGCGCGGTGATCATCGCCCCGCCGGCCACGTCGCTCTCCACCACCACGATGGCTTCGCACATGCCCGAGACGACGCGGTTGCGCATCGGAAAGGTCTGCTTGTCCGCCTTGCGGCCGAAGGGAAACTCCGAGAGCACGGCGCCGGTCTCGGCGATCTGGCGGTAGAGCCCGAGGTTCTCGGGCGGATAGACGATGTCGATGCCGCACCCCAACACCGCGGCGGTCTTGCCGCCCACCGACAGAGCGCCCTCGTGCGCCGCCGTGTCGATGCCCCGCGCCAAGCCGCTCACCACGCAGAAACCCAGCCGGGCGAGATCGGCGCCGAGTTTCTTCGCCACCGACTGGCCGTAGAGCGTCGTGCGCCGGCTGCCCACGACGGCGATGCACGGTTGCTCAAACAGGTAGCCGCCTTTCCGATAGAGCCCGATGGGCGGATCGTGGATTTCCTTGAGCAATTTCGGATAGCCCTCGTCGCGCGCGGTGATGAAGGTTGCGCCGGCCTTGGCCAGCCGCTCCTCCTCCTTCGCGAGGTCAAAATGCCTCCGCCAGTTGACCAGCGCATCGCTCGTCTCCGGGCCGACGCCGCGCACCGACTCCAGCCGGCGCTTGGGGGCCGCGAGGATGTCGCGCGGGTCGCTCCCGAACTCCTCAAGGAGCCGGTGGAGCGTGACGGGCCCGATGTTGGGCAGGTCGTTCAGGACCATGAAGGCCTGTCGCTCGGTCAATGTGTCTGCCATGGCGTGGGTTTGAGCGCCGGCCCGAGCTGCTCCAGGATTTCCGAAGTTTCTACGGTGACCTGGCCGTAAGCGCGAGCCAGTAAATCGGCCGCGCGGCCATGCCAGACCACGCCCCGGCAGGCGGCCAGCCCGTGATCCCCCGGCGCCTGCGCCAGTAGCCCGCCGATCAGGCCGGCCAGGATGTCGCCGCTGCCCCCGCGCGCCAGCACCGGCCCGCCAAAGGGGCTGTGGTAGATCTTCTTGCCGTCGGTGACGCGGGTCAGCGGCCCCTTCAGCACCAGCACGCCCTGCGGCGCGGTGAAATTGCCGTCGGTGAAAAGCGCCGGCGCAATGCGTTCGAACTCGCCGGCGTGCGGCGTGCCGATGAAGGGCTTGCTGAGCACGCGAGCCACCACCTCCGGCCGCAACGCATCCGCATCCAACACCAGCGGCACTTTCGCCTCGCCCACCAGGTGCGCGGCCAGACCGAGCGTCTCGGCCTCCGCGCCCATCCCCGGGCCGACCAGCATCGCGGTGCCTTTCGCCGCGCGCGCCTGCACCAGTTCCGCCGTCCCCGCCGCCAGGCCACCCGCGGCGGTGACAGGACAGCCCACCCACATCACCTCCGGGTGGCGGGCGGCGTATTCCGGGGCGAACTTCTCCGGCACGAAGGCCGTGACCAGCCCGGTGCCGCTGCGCAGGGCCGCGCGCGCCGCCATGATCACGGCGCCGGGATAACTGTGCGAGCCGCCGACCACGAGCAGGTGGCCGAAGGTACGCTTGTCCGACTGCGCCGGGCGCAATTCGACCAATGGTTTCAACAGTTGCTCGATCAGTATCCGCTCGGTCGCGTCGGGCGCCGAGGCCTCCTGCAGCAGGCCGATGTCCACGTAGCGCAGCCGGCCGACCACCGCGTTGTTTCGCGGCAAAAGCACGGGATATTTCACGCTGCCCGTCGCGTAGGTGAAGTCGGCGCGGAACGGGACCGACGCGCTGTTTTCGCCGACCCCGCTCGGCAGGTCGACGGCCGCGCGGAAGCGGATGCCGTCATGCGTGTTGACCTGCGCGAGGAGGCGAGCGACGGCCGCATCCATCGGGGGGCGGAACTGAAAACCGAAAATCCCGTCGAGGCAGAGGGCGTATTCCTGGTCCGCCGCCAGTGCCTGCCCGGCCGGGAGAATCTGCACGCGCTCCGGCGCCTGCTCCCGCAGCCAGTCGAGCGCCCGGCCGGCCAGCGGTCGCAATTCCCCTGCGCCGAAGGCCAGCACGACGACCGCCCGGGTGTCCGGTCGCTCGTAGAGGATCGCGCGCGCGGCCAGCAGGGCGTCGCCGCCGTTATGGCCCTTGCCCGCCA
Proteins encoded in this region:
- the dprA gene encoding DNA-processing protein DprA gives rise to the protein MADTLTERQAFMVLNDLPNIGPVTLHRLLEEFGSDPRDILAAPKRRLESVRGVGPETSDALVNWRRHFDLAKEEERLAKAGATFITARDEGYPKLLKEIHDPPIGLYRKGGYLFEQPCIAVVGSRRTTLYGQSVAKKLGADLARLGFCVVSGLARGIDTAAHEGALSVGGKTAAVLGCGIDIVYPPENLGLYRQIAETGAVLSEFPFGRKADKQTFPMRNRVVSGMCEAIVVVESDVAGGAMITARFAGEQGRLIYAVPGRIDQPSSAGCHQLIRDGATLFTGVDDILNELNYLDGLRPRAITTEGQPGLLEQLMPQLDATEQRVIAAFSGGGLLGVDALTAATGLGSSEVAAALMGLELKKLVSKRADGTFEARS
- a CDS encoding NAD(P)H-hydrate dehydratase yields the protein MSLPASHPVLTCAEARAWEKARLTDESLEWSAMQEAGAKVALSVLDDYKEIGGLPVHGRILVLAGKGHNGGDALLAARAILYERPDTRAVVVLAFGAGELRPLAGRALDWLREQAPERVQILPAGQALAADQEYALCLDGIFGFQFRPPMDAAVARLLAQVNTHDGIRFRAAVDLPSGVGENSASVPFRADFTYATGSVKYPVLLPRNNAVVGRLRYVDIGLLQEASAPDATERILIEQLLKPLVELRPAQSDKRTFGHLLVVGGSHSYPGAVIMAARAALRSGTGLVTAFVPEKFAPEYAARHPEVMWVGCPVTAAGGLAAGTAELVQARAAKGTAMLVGPGMGAEAETLGLAAHLVGEAKVPLVLDADALRPEVVARVLSKPFIGTPHAGEFERIAPALFTDGNFTAPQGVLVLKGPLTRVTDGKKIYHSPFGGPVLARGGSGDILAGLIGGLLAQAPGDHGLAACRGVVWHGRAADLLARAYGQVTVETSEILEQLGPALKPTPWQTH
- a CDS encoding S9 family peptidase — protein: MKIRLIAVLSLLACTAGLLRAAEAPTKHVITHEDVWLMKRLDVPVPSPDGKWVVFGVTEPAYDAKETVSDLWLKSLTDDTPARRITFSKPAESGVVWSPDSRKLAFAAKRDGDEVGQVYVLDLAGGGEAERVTSLSTGAGSPKWSPDGSKLLFVSSVYPGATDDEANKKAAKEHKDRKYNARAYETFPPRYWMSWLDDKRAHLFVQEAKAGVVARDLLAGTKLAASPGFGGPFGSSGENLEAEWAPDGSAVVFTAALNRNDGAFANVNTQIFSVPAAGGEPSRLTNDTHSYGSLSFSPDGKTLLCTYSAEQAGKVYDLSKLASFPWPLKGEPKILTANLDRSVSRYAAPEGSDRIYFTYEHAGLEQLHSVSYAGNDVRDEASPATGTISGLNAGGHALTGTWEATTNPQEVYSFNGVPKRLTAINREKAAAIDWLPVEHFWFKSAQGRDIHSMIVKPAGFDPAKKYPLFAVIHGGAANMWHDAFVLRWNYDLLAKPGYVLILTDYTGSTGYGEEFARAIQLDPLKTPGDEINQAVDEAIKKYSFIDGTRLAAGGASYGGHLANWLQATTTRYKCIISHAGEADLTMQWGTSDGIFGREVNSGGPIWGDSPVWRAQSPALQAGNHAKGTGFKSPILISVGELDFRVPMNNAYMWFTLNQRLQVPSKLLVFPEAGHWILRGEDSRYWYGEVHAWLAKYLK